A region of Streptomyces sp. NBC_01750 DNA encodes the following proteins:
- a CDS encoding helix-turn-helix transcriptional regulator — MADRAQLAEFLRSRREALRPEDVGLPRGPRRRTGGLRREEVAALCGMSADYYSRIEQQRGPNPSEQMLAAIARGLHLSLDERDHLFRIAGHTAPQRALRTDHINPGMMRILDRLEDTPAQVMTRLGETLRQTRMAKALLGDQTRFTGMDRSTVHRWYTDPRSRLIYPEEDHPVHGRAFTAKLRDVYLLEGKGSRSAAIVDALLAVSPEFAAVWAEHDISATHPEFKRISHPELGVLELQCQTLLDPDQSQTLLVFTAVPGTESYEKLQLLSVIGDRVDV; from the coding sequence ATGGCAGACCGGGCGCAGCTGGCGGAGTTCCTCCGCTCGAGGAGGGAAGCACTCCGGCCGGAGGACGTCGGACTCCCGCGTGGCCCGCGTCGCCGCACCGGCGGGCTCCGGCGCGAGGAGGTCGCAGCCCTCTGCGGCATGTCGGCCGACTACTACAGCCGGATAGAGCAGCAGCGCGGACCGAACCCTTCCGAGCAGATGCTCGCCGCGATCGCTCGCGGACTGCACCTCTCGCTCGACGAGCGCGATCACCTGTTCCGGATCGCAGGGCACACAGCGCCGCAGCGTGCCCTGCGTACCGACCACATCAACCCGGGGATGATGCGGATCCTCGACCGCCTCGAGGACACCCCGGCGCAAGTCATGACCCGTCTCGGCGAGACGCTGCGGCAGACCCGGATGGCCAAGGCCCTGCTCGGCGACCAGACCAGGTTCACCGGCATGGACCGCAGCACGGTCCATCGCTGGTACACCGACCCGCGGTCGCGGCTGATCTACCCGGAAGAGGATCACCCTGTCCACGGTCGGGCGTTCACCGCGAAGTTGCGGGACGTCTACCTGCTGGAGGGCAAGGGCTCCCGATCCGCGGCGATCGTCGACGCGCTGCTGGCCGTCAGCCCCGAGTTCGCCGCGGTCTGGGCTGAGCACGACATCAGCGCCACTCATCCCGAGTTCAAGCGCATCAGCCACCCCGAGCTGGGCGTCCTCGAACTGCAGTGCCAGACGCTCCTCGATCCGGACCAGTCGCAGACCCTGCTGGTCTTC
- a CDS encoding alpha/beta hydrolase family protein, whose protein sequence is MSESTFTADTFSSPTPVLSVSPLVLSAPGRAVDLEVRVSAPLTGSDLPVILLSHGQGYSNNLSSLNGYAPLANFWAAHGFVVIQPTHLSSRTLSLDPDTPGAPLYWRSRAEDMKRILDQLDVIEAAVPQLLGRLDRSKVAVAGHSMGGHTASLLLGARLTDPHDGTEVNLAESRIKAGVLLAAPGRGGDALSESVAENYSFFLTTDFSRMTTPALVVAGDKDASAHLTVRGPDWHTDPYFLSPGPKSLLTLFDAEHGLGGVSGYDVAETTDESPERVSAVQRLTWAYLRTQLYPGHSAWQAARDALTAGPHPLGRVESK, encoded by the coding sequence ATGAGTGAATCGACCTTCACAGCCGACACCTTCAGCTCGCCCACTCCCGTCCTCTCGGTCAGCCCGTTGGTGCTGTCAGCTCCCGGCCGAGCCGTGGACCTGGAGGTGCGGGTCTCCGCGCCCCTGACCGGGAGCGACCTGCCGGTCATCCTCCTCTCGCACGGTCAGGGCTACTCGAACAACCTCTCCTCACTGAACGGCTACGCCCCCCTCGCCAACTTCTGGGCGGCACACGGCTTCGTCGTGATCCAGCCCACCCATCTGAGCTCGAGGACGCTGAGTCTGGATCCCGATACCCCCGGGGCGCCTCTGTACTGGCGATCGCGGGCCGAGGACATGAAGCGCATCCTCGACCAGCTCGACGTGATCGAGGCCGCCGTCCCGCAGCTCCTCGGGCGCCTGGACCGAAGCAAGGTCGCCGTAGCCGGGCACTCGATGGGCGGGCACACCGCGAGCCTGCTGCTGGGCGCCCGGCTCACCGATCCGCACGACGGAACGGAAGTGAACCTGGCCGAGTCCCGGATCAAGGCGGGTGTACTGCTTGCCGCGCCCGGCAGAGGCGGCGATGCCCTCAGCGAGTCCGTCGCCGAGAATTATTCTTTCTTCTTGACCACGGACTTCTCCAGGATGACGACGCCCGCGCTCGTGGTCGCCGGCGACAAGGACGCCTCTGCCCACCTGACGGTTCGCGGCCCGGACTGGCACACCGATCCGTACTTCCTCTCCCCGGGCCCCAAGTCCCTCCTCACCCTGTTTGATGCAGAGCACGGGCTCGGCGGGGTCTCTGGATACGACGTCGCCGAGACCACGGACGAGAGCCCCGAGCGAGTGTCTGCGGTCCAGCGGCTCACCTGGGCCTACCTCCGCACCCAGCTCTACCCCGGGCATTCCGCTTGGCAGGCAGCGCGTGACGCGCTGACGGCCGGCCCCCACCCGCTCGGACGGGTCGAATCCAAGTAA
- a CDS encoding TetR/AcrR family transcriptional regulator, producing MPTTSQSGEVPARSKRADAVRNQQTLLAAAAAVFVNSGVDAPIREIAARAGVGMGTIYRHFPTRADLVVAVYRHQVDACAEAGPSLLASAHSPLAALRQWVDLFVDFLVTKHGLANALQSDSSGFDALHTYFLDRLVPVCAQLLDAAVDAGEIRPGTHAYELMRGIGNLCIGRDSDPRYDPRRLVELLLQGLQRPQSS from the coding sequence GTGCCCACTACAAGCCAGTCCGGGGAGGTGCCTGCCCGAAGCAAGCGGGCCGACGCGGTGCGCAACCAGCAGACGCTGCTTGCCGCCGCCGCGGCGGTGTTCGTCAACTCCGGCGTCGATGCGCCAATCCGTGAGATCGCGGCCAGAGCGGGCGTCGGGATGGGGACGATCTACCGCCACTTCCCGACTCGGGCGGATCTCGTCGTCGCCGTCTACCGCCACCAGGTCGACGCATGCGCCGAGGCCGGCCCGAGCCTGCTGGCCAGCGCCCACTCTCCGCTCGCGGCACTCCGTCAGTGGGTCGACCTCTTCGTTGACTTCCTGGTCACGAAGCACGGACTCGCTAACGCTCTGCAATCGGACAGCAGCGGCTTCGACGCGCTGCACACCTACTTCCTCGACCGCTTGGTGCCTGTCTGCGCGCAGTTGCTCGACGCCGCGGTCGACGCTGGCGAAATCAGGCCGGGTACGCACGCCTACGAACTGATGCGCGGCATCGGCAACCTCTGCATCGGACGTGACAGCGACCCCCGCTATGACCCCCGCCGATTGGTCGAACTTCTCCTTCAGGGACTACAGCGACCGCAGTCATCCTGA
- a CDS encoding oxidoreductase, with the protein MRPNELGAVERQLWNSFTQGTAVDVRDGTSVESAIRADVIEALLLGAGADPAPGDRPALRLTGARITGSLDLRFAEIAVPVVLADCRFDEVPLLHGARLRELALPGSSLPGLAADMAQIDGLLVLSRCHLTGPLILNRAEIHGDLDLRDTVITAPGAEAISAVHVAIGGDTLCTNLAVQGGFRVSGASIDGEFDLEGASLSNPGGNALDAYHIQITEGFTFHPGFRAEGRIILSGATVPAAIGFCGAVLNNAGDVALEAVDVHVTRNFDLGRGLAVNGGIKLDGSNIGTQLSFRDATLTHPGDAALSLRMTQARETDLRTQRPIDGTVDARNAQLGTLYDTPDTWPADIRLAETTYDALASPLAAAERLDWLRRGTDGYLPQPYEQLAAAYRRLGHEDEARTVLLAKQRHRRATLRPHIRVWGYIQDATVGYGYRPLRAGLWLMALLACGAIFFAAHSPGPLEAGKAPPFNAVFYTLDLLVPIITFGQEAAFAPRGVGQWLAYGLTAAGWVLATTVTAGISRAISRQ; encoded by the coding sequence ATGCGTCCCAATGAACTTGGTGCTGTTGAACGTCAGTTGTGGAACTCCTTCACGCAGGGCACTGCCGTCGATGTCCGCGACGGCACGTCGGTCGAATCCGCGATACGGGCCGACGTCATCGAGGCGCTGTTGCTGGGTGCCGGCGCCGATCCCGCCCCGGGTGACCGCCCGGCACTCCGCCTCACCGGCGCCCGCATAACAGGCAGCCTAGATCTGCGATTCGCCGAGATTGCCGTGCCAGTTGTCCTGGCCGATTGCCGCTTCGACGAAGTACCCCTGCTACATGGCGCCAGGCTCCGCGAATTGGCCCTCCCTGGAAGCTCCCTGCCAGGTCTTGCCGCTGACATGGCCCAGATCGACGGCCTACTGGTGCTGTCCCGATGCCACCTGACCGGACCCCTCATCCTGAACCGCGCCGAGATCCACGGTGACCTGGACCTCCGCGACACTGTGATAACGGCACCGGGGGCCGAGGCGATATCCGCGGTCCATGTGGCCATTGGTGGTGACACGCTGTGCACCAACCTGGCTGTCCAGGGAGGATTCCGCGTATCCGGTGCCTCCATCGACGGCGAGTTCGACCTGGAGGGCGCCTCCCTGAGCAACCCCGGTGGCAATGCACTGGACGCCTACCATATCCAGATCACCGAGGGCTTCACCTTCCACCCGGGCTTCAGAGCCGAGGGGCGGATCATCCTGTCCGGTGCCACGGTCCCGGCCGCGATCGGCTTCTGCGGCGCCGTTCTCAACAACGCCGGCGACGTCGCGCTGGAGGCTGTCGACGTTCATGTCACCCGCAATTTCGACCTCGGCCGGGGCCTCGCCGTCAACGGCGGCATCAAGCTTGACGGCAGCAACATCGGTACGCAGCTCAGCTTCCGCGACGCCACGCTCACACATCCTGGCGATGCCGCCTTGTCCCTGCGGATGACCCAAGCCCGGGAGACCGATCTGCGTACCCAGCGGCCGATCGACGGCACCGTCGACGCACGCAACGCCCAGCTGGGCACCCTGTACGACACCCCGGACACCTGGCCGGCAGATATCCGGCTGGCCGAGACCACTTACGACGCCCTCGCATCCCCCCTGGCAGCGGCCGAACGGCTCGACTGGCTCCGGCGCGGCACCGACGGCTACCTCCCGCAGCCGTACGAACAGCTCGCAGCCGCGTACCGGCGGCTCGGACACGAGGACGAAGCACGCACGGTGCTGCTGGCGAAGCAACGTCATCGGCGCGCTACGCTTCGCCCGCACATCCGCGTCTGGGGTTACATCCAGGACGCGACCGTCGGCTACGGCTACCGGCCTCTGCGCGCCGGCCTCTGGCTCATGGCTCTTCTCGCCTGTGGTGCGATCTTCTTCGCAGCCCATTCTCCCGGACCGCTCGAAGCGGGAAAGGCACCGCCGTTCAACGCCGTCTTCTACACGCTCGACCTGCTGGTCCCCATCATTACCTTCGGGCAGGAAGCGGCTTTCGCACCACGAGGCGTCGGTCAATGGCTCGCCTACGGGCTGACCGCTGCCGGCTGGGTCCTCGCCACAACCGTCACCGCCGGCATCTCACGGGCAATCAGCCGTCAGTGA
- a CDS encoding serine/threonine-protein kinase, producing the protein MTNSDGTERAVTTGEANGGELIGKVLGGRYRVTSIVGRGGMGVVARAVDELLNREVAVKVLRAFTDASAAELADLRTRMQREAQAAARIRHGGVVTVHDVTEDQGLPVIVMELVDGPSLDDLLMERGTLEPHEAAAIGAKLMDALDAAHRAGVLHRDVKPANVLLEDSGRVVLTDFGIATMEASGDDAMAKLTRSGQLVGSLDYLPPERAQGREPGPASDIWSLGMTLYAAVEGTPPFRRNSAWSTLSAIVTDPLPEPGRAGPLTPVLQALMAKEPEDRPTADHARGMLERVASGQTVHLASAAPSPTPTVDPGAAATVEPPPGFGPPLFPQPTSQPQPPYADYPQPDLPPTLPQPAGPDAGPAGVPAPETSRSAARRTRRRSRTLTASAAAILLLAAGGGITYALTAQQGRTTTDGAQVSSPAGSHQPTGGSTPSSAGSPGASSQPSPSEETDTHEDEDRETGPTTTPGNDGHEPAADSPASPETKPSSTVKEPTPVSTGCSGWNHQNRSNGYGYLADDYHLFTGPYRDCAYVTLVKSGVKIWYHCYVTNALGNKWIYARIEGADTEGWMSSNHLTRESGTLVRC; encoded by the coding sequence ATGACGAACAGCGATGGAACGGAGCGTGCGGTGACGACGGGGGAAGCGAATGGCGGAGAGCTGATAGGCAAGGTCCTCGGGGGGCGTTACCGGGTGACCTCCATTGTCGGGCGCGGCGGCATGGGAGTGGTCGCCCGGGCGGTGGACGAACTGCTGAACCGAGAGGTCGCGGTCAAGGTCCTGCGAGCCTTCACCGACGCCTCCGCAGCCGAACTGGCCGACCTGCGGACCCGGATGCAGCGTGAGGCGCAGGCCGCCGCGCGCATCCGGCACGGCGGCGTGGTCACCGTGCACGACGTGACCGAGGATCAGGGCCTGCCCGTCATCGTCATGGAACTCGTCGACGGGCCCTCGCTCGACGACCTGCTGATGGAGCGCGGCACTCTGGAGCCGCACGAGGCTGCGGCGATCGGCGCCAAGCTAATGGACGCGCTCGACGCCGCGCACCGGGCCGGCGTACTGCATCGGGACGTCAAGCCCGCGAACGTGCTGCTGGAGGACAGCGGGAGGGTCGTTCTCACCGATTTCGGCATCGCCACCATGGAAGCCTCCGGCGACGACGCCATGGCCAAGCTGACCCGCAGCGGTCAGCTCGTCGGCTCCCTCGACTACCTGCCACCGGAGCGCGCGCAGGGCAGGGAGCCCGGCCCCGCGTCTGACATCTGGTCGCTCGGCATGACGCTGTACGCGGCAGTGGAGGGCACTCCGCCATTCCGTCGCAATTCCGCGTGGTCCACGTTGTCGGCCATCGTCACCGATCCACTGCCGGAGCCCGGCCGGGCGGGACCACTCACGCCGGTGCTCCAGGCACTGATGGCGAAGGAACCGGAGGACCGGCCCACCGCAGACCACGCCCGCGGCATGCTGGAGCGCGTCGCCTCGGGCCAGACGGTGCACCTCGCGTCCGCCGCCCCGAGTCCCACTCCAACGGTGGATCCCGGGGCTGCGGCCACCGTCGAACCGCCCCCCGGATTCGGCCCCCCGCTGTTCCCCCAGCCCACCTCGCAGCCTCAGCCTCCGTATGCCGACTACCCGCAGCCCGACCTGCCGCCGACGCTTCCGCAGCCCGCCGGGCCGGACGCGGGCCCCGCCGGAGTCCCCGCTCCCGAGACGAGCCGCTCCGCAGCCCGTCGCACACGGCGCCGCAGCCGCACCCTCACGGCATCAGCAGCCGCCATCCTGCTTCTCGCCGCAGGCGGCGGAATCACCTACGCCCTGACTGCCCAACAGGGCCGCACGACCACGGACGGCGCGCAGGTCAGCTCCCCGGCGGGCAGCCACCAGCCGACTGGGGGCAGCACCCCGTCGTCCGCCGGTTCTCCTGGCGCGTCCTCGCAGCCGTCTCCCTCGGAGGAGACGGACACTCACGAGGACGAGGACAGAGAGACAGGTCCCACGACGACGCCCGGCAACGACGGTCACGAGCCGGCCGCGGACTCGCCCGCCTCTCCGGAGACCAAGCCCAGTTCTACGGTGAAGGAGCCCACCCCGGTCTCGACGGGTTGCAGCGGCTGGAACCACCAGAACCGCAGCAACGGCTACGGTTACCTGGCCGACGACTACCACCTCTTCACCGGGCCGTACCGGGATTGTGCCTACGTGACCCTGGTTAAGTCCGGCGTGAAGATCTGGTACCACTGCTACGTCACAAATGCCCTTGGCAACAAGTGGATCTACGCCCGTATCGAGGGCGCGGACACCGAAGGCTGGATGTCCAGCAACCACCTCACCCGGGAGAGCGGCACACTGGTCCGCTGCTAA
- a CDS encoding peptidase inhibitor family I36 protein, translated as MRTKLIALGGAALIATLPFATETASASPTCRAGSVCTWSQNDFHGTKRTSGLNPSPGCNPWGGKTVSNQTKRTIRVYNGVSCTGKQIDIKSKHWGQTKPGATIKSIAVLGL; from the coding sequence TTGAGGACGAAACTAATCGCGCTCGGCGGCGCCGCGCTCATCGCGACGCTGCCGTTCGCCACCGAAACCGCCTCTGCCTCGCCCACCTGCCGGGCCGGTTCGGTGTGCACGTGGTCTCAGAATGACTTCCACGGCACGAAGCGCACCAGCGGCCTGAACCCCTCGCCGGGCTGCAACCCCTGGGGCGGCAAGACCGTTTCCAACCAGACCAAGAGGACGATCCGGGTGTACAACGGCGTCTCGTGCACCGGCAAGCAGATCGACATCAAGTCCAAGCACTGGGGGCAAACCAAGCCGGGGGCGACGATCAAGTCCATCGCGGTCCTGGGGCTGTGA
- the sbnB gene encoding 2,3-diaminopropionate biosynthesis protein SbnB — MSQPHTVPPFAVISGAQVQQALQDREKQITDLIEATYHLHAAGESVNPPSYFLRFPDRPSSRIIALPASIGGQVRVDGLKWISSFPDNVQAGIPRASAVLILNDHDTGYPFACLESSIISATRTAASAALAADHLTRNRQRPTRIGFFGTGLIARYIHTFLTGTGWTFDEIGVHDLSADSAAGFRGYLEQTGTAGRITVHDSAEELIRSSDLVVFATIAGEPHISDLAWFKHNPLVLHVSLRDLAPEILLASTNIVDDVEHCLKANTSPHLAEQLTGNRNFLHGTLADVMTGRVTPPTDRPLVFSPFGLGVLDLAVGKYVYEETARSGQLHVIEDFFHDLSRHG, encoded by the coding sequence ATGTCCCAGCCGCACACCGTGCCACCGTTCGCAGTGATCTCCGGAGCCCAGGTCCAGCAGGCCCTGCAGGACCGGGAAAAGCAGATCACGGACCTCATCGAGGCCACGTACCATCTGCACGCCGCCGGAGAGTCGGTCAACCCCCCCTCCTACTTCCTGCGCTTCCCCGACCGCCCCTCCTCCCGGATCATCGCCCTGCCCGCTTCGATCGGCGGCCAAGTCCGCGTCGACGGCCTCAAATGGATCTCCAGCTTCCCCGACAACGTCCAGGCCGGCATCCCTCGGGCATCGGCCGTGCTGATCCTCAACGACCACGACACCGGATATCCCTTCGCCTGCCTGGAAAGCTCCATCATCAGCGCCACCAGAACCGCCGCATCCGCGGCACTGGCCGCCGACCATCTCACCCGCAACCGGCAACGCCCCACGCGCATCGGGTTCTTCGGTACGGGCCTGATCGCCCGCTACATCCACACCTTCCTGACCGGCACCGGCTGGACCTTCGACGAGATCGGCGTGCACGACCTGTCCGCCGACAGTGCAGCCGGCTTCCGCGGCTACCTGGAGCAGACCGGCACCGCCGGACGGATCACCGTGCACGACAGCGCCGAGGAACTGATCCGCTCCAGCGACCTCGTCGTCTTCGCCACCATTGCCGGCGAGCCACACATCAGCGACCTGGCCTGGTTCAAGCACAACCCCCTGGTCCTGCACGTGTCCCTGCGCGACCTCGCACCCGAGATCCTCCTGGCTTCGACCAACATCGTCGACGACGTCGAACACTGCCTCAAAGCCAACACGTCCCCGCACTTGGCCGAACAGCTCACCGGCAACCGCAACTTCCTCCACGGCACACTCGCCGACGTCATGACCGGACGAGTGACACCCCCCACGGACCGGCCCCTGGTGTTCTCACCCTTCGGCCTCGGAGTACTCGACCTCGCCGTCGGCAAATACGTCTACGAGGAGACGGCCCGCTCCGGACAGCTCCACGTCATCGAGGACTTCTTCCACGACCTGAGCCGGCACGGATAG
- a CDS encoding TauD/TfdA family dioxygenase has translation MPYPIPAPLLEVDLHPGKPPILHTDTPDDAQAWAAEHHHALRTLVTEHGAVLIRGLHLRDADQAAAVFHELAPSLMTDREAFAPRQTYTPGVYSSSQWPPNQPMCMHHEISYTLQPPGLMLFACLTAPTTGGATAIADAPTVLEALPTELVHRFEQEGWLLTRTYNDEIGAPYAEAFGTDDRTAIEVYCRTHAIELAWQPDGSLRTCQRRPAVTVHPVTGRRCWFNQIAFLNEWTIEPEIREYLIDVYGAEGLPFNTRFGGGDPIGPDIVELLNDTYTAHTTREPWQAGDLMLVDNVRTAHSREAFQGPREVLVAMAEPLRPAQCPPTVEVSPR, from the coding sequence ATGCCGTACCCGATCCCGGCGCCCCTGCTCGAGGTGGACCTGCACCCAGGCAAACCCCCGATCCTGCACACCGACACCCCCGACGACGCGCAGGCCTGGGCAGCCGAACACCACCACGCACTGCGCACCCTCGTCACCGAACACGGCGCGGTCCTCATCCGCGGCCTGCACTTGCGCGACGCGGACCAGGCTGCCGCCGTCTTCCACGAACTGGCCCCGTCCCTGATGACCGACAGGGAAGCCTTCGCGCCCCGCCAGACCTACACCCCGGGCGTGTACTCCTCCTCGCAGTGGCCGCCGAACCAGCCGATGTGCATGCACCACGAAATCAGCTACACCCTCCAGCCCCCCGGCCTCATGCTGTTCGCCTGCCTGACCGCACCCACCACCGGCGGAGCCACCGCCATCGCTGACGCCCCCACCGTCCTCGAAGCCCTGCCCACCGAGCTGGTCCACCGCTTCGAACAGGAGGGCTGGCTGCTCACCCGCACCTACAACGACGAGATCGGCGCCCCCTACGCCGAAGCCTTCGGCACCGACGACCGGACCGCCATCGAGGTCTACTGCCGCACCCACGCCATCGAATTGGCCTGGCAACCCGACGGCAGTCTGCGTACCTGTCAGCGCCGCCCCGCCGTGACCGTCCATCCGGTCACCGGCCGCCGCTGCTGGTTCAACCAGATCGCCTTCCTCAACGAATGGACGATCGAACCCGAAATCCGCGAATACCTCATCGACGTCTACGGCGCCGAGGGGCTGCCGTTCAACACCCGCTTCGGAGGCGGCGATCCCATCGGCCCGGACATCGTCGAGCTCCTCAACGACACCTACACCGCGCACACCACCCGCGAGCCGTGGCAGGCCGGCGACCTCATGCTCGTCGACAATGTGCGCACCGCGCACAGCAGGGAGGCCTTCCAAGGACCACGCGAGGTACTCGTCGCCATGGCCGAGCCGCTGCGCCCGGCCCAGTGCCCGCCGACCGTCGAGGTGAGCCCCCGATGA
- a CDS encoding non-ribosomal peptide synthetase produces the protein MSRTQTGREFWRGVLTAGGFTPAPRWTLRPVAGVGVFEAVVPDGTVGVLRGLAGELAVPLGSVLLAAHARVLAALSGEREVSTGYVAVGGGGPLPCRLSTGPVSWRELVRATDLVVSELLSHRDCAVDELRAELGLAQLSPETVFDPGGAGGVLAEATVVGVGFSRHGGRLRLGLRYRTEMLDADGAARIAGYHLAALALIAADPDADHARQSLLSADELRFQLEGLAGPVRELPQRRFHELFEDRVRAHPDAVAAVHGTRRWTYGELNARANRLARALLARGLEREGVVAVVTERNLDWLAAVLAVFKAGGVYLPIEPHFPAERIAATLTRAGCTLVLTEPGSTTTLDPALQTRPETEKLFIDTACTEDHGDDDPGIRVTPDQLAYIYFTSGSTGEPKGAMCEHAGLLNHLYAKIDDLDIDARGVVAQTAPQCFDISLWQLLCALLAGGKTLLVEQDAILDIPRFLDTLTAGRVTVLQLVPSYLEAVLTELEQRPRDLPDLRCVSATGEALKRELAERWFAAKPRTRLVNAYGLTETSDDTNHEVMDRAPERVLLGRPVNNVHLYVVDEHLTPVPLGAPGLIAFSGVCVGRGYINDPDRTRAAYLSDPHREGQRLYLGGDYGRWHPSGKLEFLGRRDAQVKIRGFRIEIGEIENTLLRVPGVRDGAVVVTERADHSKHLIAFYSGPQPLQAATLTDRLSASLPHYMVPAAFHWREHLPLTANSKIDKKALEALAAHLATTEDDHQPPATPTEQRLAAAWAKVLGIPQNRIGRNDHFFDRGGTSLSAVKLAITLDRAITLKDVTRHPVLTDLADLVDNRPQSQATGLLTSS, from the coding sequence GTGAGTCGCACCCAGACCGGCCGGGAGTTCTGGCGCGGCGTACTGACAGCCGGCGGTTTCACCCCCGCCCCACGCTGGACCCTCCGTCCGGTGGCGGGTGTTGGCGTGTTCGAGGCGGTGGTTCCGGACGGCACGGTGGGGGTGTTGCGTGGGCTGGCGGGGGAGTTGGCGGTGCCGTTGGGTTCGGTGTTGCTGGCTGCGCATGCCAGGGTGCTGGCGGCGTTGTCGGGGGAGCGGGAGGTGTCCACCGGCTACGTGGCTGTGGGGGGTGGCGGGCCGTTGCCGTGCCGGCTGTCGACCGGGCCCGTGTCGTGGCGGGAGTTGGTGCGGGCCACTGATCTGGTTGTTTCGGAGTTGTTGTCGCACCGGGACTGTGCGGTCGATGAGCTGAGGGCGGAGCTGGGTCTGGCCCAGTTGTCGCCGGAGACGGTGTTCGATCCGGGCGGTGCGGGCGGTGTTCTGGCCGAAGCCACCGTCGTCGGGGTGGGATTCTCCCGGCACGGCGGCCGTTTGCGTCTGGGGCTGCGCTACCGCACCGAGATGCTTGATGCGGACGGTGCGGCCAGGATCGCCGGCTACCACCTGGCCGCGCTCGCGCTGATCGCCGCCGACCCGGATGCCGACCACGCACGCCAGAGCCTGCTGTCCGCCGACGAGCTGCGGTTCCAGCTGGAGGGGCTGGCCGGACCGGTCCGGGAGCTGCCGCAGCGCCGGTTCCACGAACTGTTCGAGGACCGGGTACGGGCCCACCCGGACGCCGTCGCCGCCGTGCACGGCACCCGGCGGTGGACGTATGGGGAGCTCAACGCCCGGGCGAACCGGCTGGCCCGGGCCCTGCTGGCGCGGGGGCTGGAGCGTGAGGGTGTCGTCGCGGTGGTCACCGAGCGCAACCTGGACTGGCTGGCCGCCGTCCTCGCGGTCTTCAAAGCCGGCGGCGTCTACCTGCCCATCGAGCCGCACTTCCCCGCCGAACGCATCGCCGCCACCCTCACCCGCGCCGGGTGCACCCTGGTGCTGACCGAACCCGGCAGCACCACCACCCTCGACCCCGCCCTTCAGACCCGGCCCGAAACCGAGAAACTGTTCATCGACACCGCCTGCACCGAAGACCACGGCGACGACGATCCGGGCATCCGCGTCACACCGGACCAGCTCGCCTACATCTACTTCACCTCCGGCTCCACCGGCGAGCCCAAGGGCGCGATGTGCGAACACGCCGGCCTGCTCAACCACCTCTACGCCAAGATCGACGACCTGGACATCGACGCGCGAGGGGTGGTGGCCCAGACCGCACCCCAGTGCTTCGACATCTCCCTGTGGCAACTGCTCTGCGCACTCCTGGCGGGCGGGAAGACCCTCCTGGTCGAACAGGACGCGATCCTCGACATCCCCCGCTTCCTCGACACCCTCACCGCGGGCCGGGTCACCGTCCTGCAACTGGTCCCCTCCTACCTCGAAGCCGTCCTGACCGAACTCGAACAGCGCCCCCGCGACCTGCCCGACCTGCGCTGCGTGTCGGCCACCGGCGAGGCGTTGAAGAGGGAACTCGCCGAGCGCTGGTTCGCAGCCAAGCCCCGGACCCGGCTGGTCAACGCCTACGGGCTCACCGAGACCTCCGACGACACCAACCACGAGGTCATGGACCGGGCGCCGGAGCGTGTCCTGCTCGGCCGCCCCGTCAACAACGTGCACCTCTACGTCGTCGACGAACACCTCACCCCGGTGCCCCTGGGCGCCCCGGGTCTGATCGCGTTCTCCGGCGTCTGCGTCGGCCGCGGCTACATCAACGACCCCGACCGCACCCGGGCCGCCTACCTGTCCGACCCGCACCGTGAAGGCCAACGGCTCTACCTCGGCGGCGACTACGGCCGCTGGCACCCTTCGGGGAAGCTGGAGTTCCTGGGCCGCCGGGACGCCCAGGTCAAGATCCGCGGCTTCCGGATCGAGATCGGCGAGATCGAGAACACCCTGCTGCGGGTGCCAGGTGTCCGCGACGGCGCCGTCGTCGTCACCGAACGCGCCGACCACAGCAAACACCTGATCGCCTTCTACAGCGGCCCCCAGCCCCTCCAGGCCGCCACCCTCACCGACCGGCTCAGCGCCTCACTGCCCCACTACATGGTCCCCGCGGCCTTCCACTGGCGCGAACACCTGCCGCTGACCGCCAACAGCAAAATCGACAAGAAGGCACTGGAAGCACTCGCCGCCCACCTCGCCACCACCGAGGACGACCACCAGCCACCGGCCACCCCGACCGAGCAACGACTGGCCGCCGCCTGGGCCAAAGTCCTCGGCATCCCCCAGAACCGGATCGGCCGCAACGACCACTTCTTCGACCGCGGCGGCACCTCCCTCTCCGCAGTCAAACTCGCCATCACCCTGGACCGCGCCATCACCCTCAAGGACGTCACCCGCCACCCCGTCCTCACCGACCTCGCCGACCTGGTCGACAACAGGCCCCAGAGCCAGGCAACCGGACTACTGACCTCCTCCTGA